A region of Toxorhynchites rutilus septentrionalis strain SRP chromosome 1, ASM2978413v1, whole genome shotgun sequence DNA encodes the following proteins:
- the LOC129761908 gene encoding thioredoxin domain-containing protein encodes MKCTFAIILFVLFAGFNAKTATDIKTVNDDALVKLFHSHSNFVVLFSKNNCGECKKLEHVLGNLKEEIKDNLEAEIVIATNSQMVRLYSPTKEPAVVFFRHGVPLLYDGPITEDALIGKLLQNKDPNVKELSDDNFEHLTQASTGATTGDWFIMFYTANCVDCQRLTAVWEAVAAALKTRMNVARIAKDGKGSSTSERFNVKEVPSFIFLRQGKFYRYDIGKYDIKSFVTFAQDWYKNTTPEKVPVPPTPFDQLVGHTVYYLKYGLELVDTLYEDHPTVYYSLLSLIVFVVVGFTAAIALAIITQIKAVSTSKKTRSKKAK; translated from the exons ATGAAGTGCACATTTGCAATAATTTTGTTCGTCCTTTTCGCCGGTTTCAATGCGAAAACAGCCACGGATATCAAAACAGTAAACGATGACGCTCTTGTGAAACTTTTTCATAGCCACAGTAATTTCGTGGTACTGTTTT CAAAAAATAATTGCGGTGAATGCAAGAAACTAGAACATGTCTTAGGTAATCTAAAAGAAGAGATTAAAGACAATCTGGAGGCAGAAATCGTTATAGCTACTAATAGTCAAATGGTACGCCTTTACAGTCCAACGAAAGAACCTGCCGTGGTGTTTTTTCGCCACGGTGTTCCTCTGCTTTACGACGGTCCAATTACCGAAGATGCATTAATTGGAAAATTGCTACAAAATAAGGACCCTAATGTAAAGGAATTATCTGATGACAATTTTGAACACCTCACTCAAGCCTCTACAGGAGCCACAACCGGAGATTGGTTCATCATGTT TTACACTGCTAATTGTGTCGATTGTCAACGGCTAACCGCAGTTTGGGAAGCAGTCGCTGCTGCTCTTAAGACACGCATGAACGTGGCAAGAATCGCAAAAGATGGTAAAGGCAGTTCAACATCGGAACGATTCAACGTAAAAGAAGTGCCATCTTTCATTTT TCTGCGTCAGGGAAAATTTTATCGATATGATATTGGGAAATATGATATCAAATCTTTTGTAACTTTTGCCCAGGACTGGTACAAGAATACCACTCCAGAGAAGGTTCCAGTACCACCAACTCCTTT CGATCAGTTGGTTGGACACACCGTTTACTATCTTAAATACGGTTTGGAACTTGTCGACACCCTATACGAGGATCACCCAACGGTGTATTACTCTCTTCTAAGCCTGATTGTTTTTGTAGTTGTGGGATTCACTGCAGCTATTGCTCTTGCAATCATCACACAGATCAAAGCTGTTTCCACAAGCAAGAAGACACGCTCAAAGAAAGCTAAATAG